The genomic stretch atggttctgatcgcatttcccgggaatcctggatcccgggattaaaccctaatcaGTATTAAGAAGGTTGTTGAATACCATAGCAATTGGCAGGTGGGTAGAAGTAAGTTTGTTTTCCATGGACTTTTTTCCATGGCATTTGTGATCACCTATGTGGCTTTATTCCTACATTGCCTGAAGGCAAGCCAGTCAATGGGAGATTGAGAGGAATGGGCTTTTCCCCAAAGGGTGTTCTTTTATCGATAAGCTCTGCCAAGTCTTGGGAGAACCAGGGGCTGTAACAATTTTTAGTCCTGAATCTTTTCATAGGGGTGGGCTTATCAATGGTCTAACTAAATGTATTCTTAAATAGGACTGGGCATCATCTAAGGAGTGGATAGCATTGATTGTGTCCCAAGGCACTGCTGCAACATCTAGAAGAAAAACCTGCATACCAAGTTTCTTCAGAGAGCGCTTTGTCACAATCACTGGTGATCGATTGGCAGAGCAGCCAAAGCGCATAAATGCAATAGCGCATCTATCCCTTCtcttcatcctgttcagggttggggGGCGGGGGGCTGGAGCGTATCGCAGCTgacatggggcgagaggcagtgtacaccctgtacaggttgccagctggtcgcagggctaacacagagagacagacatccattcacactcacatttatacCGGAgaacctggaggaaacccacgcagacacagggagaacatgcaaactctacacagcgagaggcctgggccaaggtggaaagGAACCCatgccttctagatgttattccagctgtgtggcagcagtgctaactccatgccaccatgctgcccgtGCTGCCAATGGCAATAGCACAATGATCACTCATTTGGCTGAAACCTCCAGGTTGGTAGCAGACTGCAACAGTAAGAAAGAAACTTGCTGAGAGTTTAAGCTTTAACATCAGTAACTCAAATTGCATGGGGACTGACTTAGAAAGAGCAACAGTGCAATGGTCTTTAACATACACCACCTCCCCCGGTGGCTCTGTCCTGATGAAATCCATTGTAGCCTGATATCAAAGTATCCGGATCAGCAAATGATTTTAGTGATAAAGAAATGTgttcacagagagaggaagaggagcgagGTCTGTGTGGAGGAGCGGCCGTCCTGCTGTGCTTCCTGTCAGGACGTCCTGAAGGATCCGGTCTCTACCAGCTGTGGACACTAGTTCTGCAGACAGTGCATCTCCTCATACTGGGACCAGTCTGCTTCATCAGGAGACTCCTCCTGTCCCCAGTGTGGAAAAAGATCCAGAACCAGAGCTGGACTGCAGACAGCcagtcagagcagctgtggccaaagtaagactgaacatctgtctgctgatggactcatttctgaaaactggacttcttgttgtgttgttgacaCATTTCAGAGTTTTCTGTCTCCTTagtctcagtgtttttctgtctttcagtgGATTCTGGTCTGCAGGAGGTTTTAGATGAACATAAGATCAGTCTGAGGAGGAGATGTGAACGTGTGACTGAAGGAAgtgatcaaacaggaagtggaacccTCTTCAAGATTTACACTGAGTTCTACATCACAGAAGGACAGAGTGAAGAGGTTCATACCCAAcatgaggtgaggcagctggagacaGCTTCCAAGATGGACGCCCTCCATGACAGTCCAATCAGGTGCCACGACATCTTTAAAGCCTTCCCTGACCAACAGACACCCATCAGAGTGGTTCTGACCAACGGCGTCGCTGGTGTTGGAAAAACCTTCTCAGTGCAGAAGTTCAGTCTGGACTGGGCAGAGGGCTTGGAGAACCAACATGTCAGTGTGGTgatgctgctttcattcagggaGCTGAACCTGATCAGAGATCAGCAGTACAGTCTTCTGGAGCTGCTCCATGTTTTCCATCCAACATTACAGAAGGTCCCAGCAGAGAAGCTCGCTGTCTGGAAGCTTCTGTTCATCTTTGACGGCCTGGATGAAAGCAGACTTTCATTGGATTTCCCCAACAGGAAGCACGtgtctgatgtcacacagaagtcatcagtcagcgaactgctgacaaacctcatcgagGGGAAGCTGCTTCCCTCGGCTCTCGTCTGGATAACTTCTCGACCTgcaacagccaatcagatccctcctagatgtgtggacaggctgacagaagtACGAGGCTTCACTGACgcccagaaggaggagtacttcaggaggagattcagtgatgaagagctgtccagcagaatcatctcccacatgaagacatccaggagcctccacatcatgtgcagaatcccagtcttctgctggatcactgctacagttctgaaGCACATGTTgaccacagagcagagaggagagctgcccaagaccctgactgacatgtactcacacttcctgctggttcagacaaagaggaagaagaacaagtacCATGAGGGACATGAGACGAGTCCACAGGAGCTGATGGAGGCTGACAGGGACGTTCTTCTGAAGCTGGGGAGGCTGGCGTTTGAGCATCTTGAGAAAGGAAACATCATGTTCTACCAAGAAGACCTGGAGCAGTGTGgtctggatgtgacagaggcctcggtgtactcaggagtttgtacagagatcttcaaaagagagtgtgtgatcttccagaaaccagtctacagctttgttcatctgagcattcaggagtttctggctgcagtcTACTTATTCCACTGTTACACCAGCAGGAAGACAAAGGTTCTGAGGGATTTTCTGGATATTTGGCATAACATCCCATCGCTTACTGAGCTCCTGTCAGAAACCATGAGAGAATCACTCAGAAGTAAAACTGGCCACCTGGACCTGTTTGTTTGCTTCCTTCATGGTCTCTCTCTGGAGTCCAACCAGAAACTCTTAGGAGGTCTGCTGGGTCAGACAGAGAAAAATCCAGCAACCATCCAGAGAGCCATCAACAACCTGAAGAAGATGAACAGCAATCAAATCTCTCCTGACAGAAGCATCAACATCTTCCACTGTCTGATGGAGATGAACAACCACTCAGTACATCAGGAGATCCAAGAGTTCCTAAAATCAGGGAACAGATTTGAGGAACTCTCTGAGATCCACTGCTCAGCTCTGGCCTACATGCTGCAGATGTCAGAGGAGGTTCTGGATGAGTTGGACCTGAGGAAGTACTGGACATCAGACCAAGGACGACGTAGActgattccagctgtgaggaacTGCAGAAAGGCTCGGTGAGTCCGTGCATGGTCCCCAGCATCATCAATCATAGattaatagttttgtttttcatatataGACAGTGCTAATTATTCTCTTTAGTTTTAGCTTTACACTTTAGTGATGCCTGCTGCTAAAGCAAAGCTGAGCATTATTTTTCACACAGTAAAAGACTATACGAGGCgactaaaagaaaaagggggTTAAAGTCATGGTCAGAACACTTGGGTAGATGATGGAGATGGTGGTAGTGGCTCTGTTTGCTATGATTAAATGCAATAAATGCAGAGCTGAAGCACAGATGTGCAGAGCAGATGTTCATCACATTATGACCTCACTCTGTTTTGTCTTCATATACATtcagtctgtgtttataatgcacatttctgcttttacaaTAACACAGTTCATATTTTCTCTAATCACAGACTAACAGATTGTGGACTCTCAGAGACTCACTGTGAAGTTGTGgcctcagctctgaagtccagcCCCTCCCATCTGACACAGCTGGACATGAGTGGAAACAACTTACAGGGCTCAGCAGTGAAGCTTCTGtgtgctggactgcagagtccAAACTGTCGACtggagactctgaggtcagttcactgactgcagctgttgtttttctATATTTCAGATCTTtgattgatgtttgaaactttcTTTGGTTCCTAAATGTTCAGGATGTGTCTGAAGACAAATGTGAAGAAGTTTGAGTGCTTTCAGAAATGTTGTGTCTTTCCAAATGACTGAACAACACTTTTTCCTTTTGGCTCCAAATAGAAGTGACAGACTTGAGCAGTTCATTTAAAGGCTGACAGAAGTGGAGCGGTGACGGGGAGATGTTTGACAGGACAGTTTTTCAGCCTCCACAGGTTCATGTTGTGCTCCATCAGTCAGTGAAGATGAAGTCAGTCCTGATGAGGCTGTAGAGTGTGTGAGGGATGTGAATGAGGCTGTTGAAGATCTGATGATAGCAGATCCAAACAGGCTGCAGAGACTTTGATCTTCTGTAAGTGgtaatggactagctcttatatagcgcttttctactcagtcagagcactcaaagcgcttacacaacatctGCGCTTACACTTctgtggaaacagagagagagacgctcagagaaagaagagaaagacatGAATGTCAAAGCTAATAAAGGTGAAGTTAGGAGCTGTGATGATGTTCATGGATCAGAAGCTGATATGGCTGCTACAGAGACAcccacacagctgctgtggtgaggtgtgtgtttaagcagaggaacaaaaaaacagcctaACACAGGCCCAAACATGACAACAGAGAGGTTTTATTATCCTTCAGGCACAATTTTCAGAATAAAGCTACATATTTATTGCAGCAACAACATGTTCATTCAAAGAACTCTTTGTCACTTTTATTTGACCGAACCTGCATACTGCTGGCTTCAGCTGTTTAGTGTTCACTTTCTAAACTTCTAATCTAACAGATTATGAAACACTAAATGGTTTCTAACAGGGACTTGAGCCATTAAACTTACAGCTTTTACGTGTTTCTTCAGACTAGAGAAATGCAGTTTGTCAGAGATCAGTTGTGATTATCTGGCCtctgctctgaagtccaacccctcccatctgaaacATCTGGAGCTGAGTCTCAACAGGCTGCAGGACTCAGGAATAGAGCGGCTGTGTGCTTTTCTGGAGAGCCCACACAGGAGGCtggagactctgaggtcagtcaGTTTGTTTTATCTGTATTGAGATGAATATGAAGTGAAAGTTGTGCTGACACTGACCTGCACTTAAGATCTTAATGTtagtctgtttttcttctttggaTTAATCCACAGGGGTGAAACTCCCAGCCAACTCTTAATATGAGAGGGCAGATGACTCTCTGCGAGACAGATGTGTTATGTTAGTGATGAGGCGTGAAAGATTTCCTGTCCTGTCATTTGGACAGCAAAGTTGAGAAAGTGCTTTGCTCTCAGTCACTGTTGTTCTGGCTTTGGCCTGAGCCTCTTAGTTTCAGTGAAGCAAAATCTGAATGCTTCAGTTTAAGAAGACATTTTGGACGATTCTATACTTCCATCTTTGTGGGAACAATTTGAGGAAGGCCCTTTCTGTTCCTGCATCAAAGGTTTGGTTGGATGAGTTTGGCATTGAAGAACTTGATTGGCCTGCACAGaggcctgacctcaaccccataaaacacctttgggattaACTAGAGCAGAGATTGTGAGGGTTCAACATCAGTAATCCGACCTCACAGACGGTCTTCCAGatgaatgggcaaaaatttcaagAGACACAGTCCGAAATCTCATAGAAAGTCTCCCCGGAAGACTCAAAGTTGTTATATCTGCAAAGATATCATGATATAGTTTTTCAaaatttttacttaaaaaacaCAGCATGCACGAGTCGTTACTCATAAATGGTTGAGAACAAATTTATCTAGAGGTGAGATATATATTTGTATCCGTCACTACAAAACTACTAACAAAAATCTGTACACTTAATTACCTTTCCTAATTTCAGAAGGATTTTAATTAAATGCTCATCTCAACTCAGTTTGCAAATTAGATCTAAAATTCTCTGTTGGTGGCAGAGCTGCAGATGTTTAAAAATCAGGATTTTGAATGTTACattgaaatgttttcagtgtaacATTATGATAAAGATTGCAGGATTTGGCCACTCTCTTTCCTTTCCAGTCCCTCCAGTAAAACAGGGCTTCAACCACTTATAGCTTCAGGTTCATGGACCTAAATTAAACATCTGAGCCAATTTAATCTCAGTTGTATCAAGATGAGGAATTATTGGGTGAccttttccttatttatttagtatGGAAGAAAGACTCTGTGATGGCAATAGTGGGAGTAAAAGAAGCTGTCCAATACTACACCATGGTGGGGCTCTCTCAGGGCGAAGCAACCAATGAACCAGATATTTTAAGTTAAATTCATAATTATATTACTGACTTGAaataattcacattttaaagtcacagttttgataAAGATTCAGTCATTCTAAGAAAACAGGATATTGTTTTCCAAGACTCTGACACAAGAATtattgtgtcatctgcataaagtGTAAGCTCATGCACTTACCCACCAacacaaacacctgcaaagtTGGATTCACTCTTTATAGCAGCTGCAAGCAGCTCTATAACTAAGCAGAACAACaatggagaaagagaaaagtcCTGCCGTGGTGTGCAAAGGGGGGGCTCTGTTTATGTGGATGTCATAAAAGCTCCTGTATGTGTTGGTGACCcaatgcttttgtttatttagtgtACATGAAACTACTGCAGAATCATCCGAGTTCTCTGTAGATGGAATGACCCAGAGTTGTACTGAAATACTGAGCAGGAATAGAGACAGCATAGTCACTTGTGGAGCTCCTGTACCGCATATCACCAATCAGACCGAGCACTGTCTCGTCTCACAGACTGCGCCGTGCCTTTCAGGTAGTCCATTGGATGGTGAACATGTGTACTGACATTTCCTGTGGCTTCTTTCTCATTATCATCAGCTAAATGTttggccagcagctgcttctttttccggaaattaattttgttgttctcaaccacatTTGGATGTAACTTGGAAACTTTTTATCCAGATGTGGCACAGGTATTCCTGTGCACTATCCCAGCCATGTGATTTCAGTGTACACTGTCCCATCCTGCATCTTACATCCTGCTATTACATGCTGAACACTGTCTCCAGGGCATCTTTGCAACCTTATGGCCCATTCTCTTAGCTTATACCATGATCAAAGCCTCTGCACTGTCTTATTCTAGCCAAGATACATCAGAGCCGGTAtgactccatccatccaatttcttacacttatcctattcagggttggggtgtggggtggggtggagtggagtggggtgctggagcctatcccacctgacatagggcgagaagcagggtacactctgtacagATGTAGACCCCGACCAGTTGGCCTACAGAGCCAGCTGGTCCACGGACGACGCCATTGTCACAGCCCTCCACTCTGCTTTTTCTCACATGGAGTGGGGGAGGGACTATgttcggctgctctttgtggacttcagctcggcggttaacaccatccttcctggcagactggtgactaaactgtcagacctggggataccacgctccacctgtctttggatcaaggacttcctgacagaccgttcccagagggtaacaGTGgctccccacctctcttcagccatcagcctcatgGCTCAGCACACAGCTCTCCACAGggatgtgtgctgagtcccctactcttcaccctctacacacatgactgcaccccCATACACGCCAGTAGCTGCACATTAAGTTTGCGGacgacaccactgtggtggggctcatctCGGGGGGGTGACTCAGCATACCGGGATGAGGTGCAGCAGCTGTCAGGGTGGTGCAATGAGAACAATTTGATCCtcaacaccactaagacaaaggagatggtagttgatgttaggaggacaacacatgtcattcaacctctgtttattgagggggatgaagtggagctggtctCAGATTTTAAGTTCCTTGGAGTGCACCTGGAGGACGACCTCACCTGGAGTATCTATACAATCAGCTCtgtcaaaaaggcccaacaGAGGCTGCATTTACTGAAGATTCTCCGGAGCAACCACCTGACCCAAAAtttgctggtgtccttctaccgttgctgtgtagagagcatcctgacctactgtctgtgcgtgtggttcaacagctgcacaggagCAGAGAGGAAAAGGCTCCAGCGAGTCATCAACACAGCTCAAAAGATCacaggctgtcccctgccctcccttcAGGAattgttcaatgcccgctgccagaagTGGACACAGAACATCCCCcgggacccctcacaccctggacattTCCTGTTTCAGTTGCTGCCATCAGGCAGATGCTTCAGGACagtgaaggccagaacaaacagactgagagaCAGCTTTTATGCCTGGGCCATCATTGAAATGAACTCTGTGCTGTCCAATGGaaagtgatgtggggtggtagtgctgagtgtgtgtgtgtcttttctctttaaattttattattatatattatgtattctttttttttaattattattattctaccactatacttttttttattattgtctcTTGAGGCACCAGGAAGGACTGCACTTTTAATCTCATTGTGCAACTTgagtgtacaatgacaataagggtcaacacagagagacagacacccattTATACCTGTGGGCATTTAGAGTCACCCATTAACCtaacccagtaactgcatgtctttggactgtggaggaaacccacacagacacgggagaACTCAAAGAGGCCCAGGTCAAgttggaatcgaacccagaccttctagatgtaattctagctgtgaggcggCAGTGCTAGCAAAGTTGCAGTTTCATTGACTACAATTTTATTATTGGGTGTGTTGCGTGTATTGGAGCATACAGTCTGAAAAAATATGACATCCTGAATGATTTCAAACACAAACTTTTTCAAATAGGtttttctctcttgctctttATAAAGGTTGCAGTGGTGCAGTCTGTCACACATCAGCTGTTACTttctggcctcagctctgaagtccaactcTCCCTCTCTTGTGAAACATCTGGACCTGAGGGgaaacaacctgcaggattcaggagtgaagcagctgtgtggttttctggagaaTCCACACTGTAGACtggagactctgaggtcagttgCCCTGTTTTAGTTGTGTTGAATTGTGCCGTATTATGTCAAAGTTGTGCTTACACTAAAGCTGAAGAAATTAGAGTGGTATTTCTACTGATCCACAAATGccacatttccattagtacctactcagcacggGTCAGCAGGACTCGCCACGGTCTTGTttggtttccattgcaattgagtaccacctcaATGTAGGTGGAGTTGATGTAGCAGCgtgggcagtagtctcttgacgtaatttgtatgcgactcaaaacaaaacacaacaatgcaTGAGACAGAGGTAAGCTAACAGCTAATGTcagtttcatcatcatcatgcataagttaCCTGTGCaatattttaatggatgaaggttatcattgttaagtattaacCCTATACCGCCAAACCTGTCATAATcgactcagtgtacttcaaagtGCCACCATTCGCATACTTCTGGCAACAGTTACCATAATAACCCTttgggtgtgaagtgcagtttatcagctttcagaaaccatttgaattatttgataggacaaacagttgcataattacggtaattcaaagttcctttgatcagccgcctcaccactcggtgttaaccagctgttcatgacTAGTACGGACAGGTAACAGGTGCTTCAGCAGCAATCGCTCGGCAGTACAGGGGTAAAATCTGTATGCCGTGtatgtgtttcagatggctctgttgttgcaaaactactgctgcaaactgtcggtctagAAATTCAACCTGTGCTTTGCGTGCCTCCGTTTTCTTGGTTGGGTTTTTAAAATGGcacggttgattctggtgaagaagtcgctctcatgactcaactagtgacgacactccctggccaatcagtggttTACTGTTCTTCCgcgtcacattttcggatcgCCTCAGATTgcttggaaccccagctgagtgggtactattaaagtacctggtaccaggtactaatggaaatgcctgcAACCTGTGCCGAGTTGAGTCGAGCCATGCTGAGTAGGTACCAATGGAAACATGGCAAAAGAGGATCTTCATAGTAAAGTCTATTTTCCTCTGGTTTGTCCATTGACTGCAACAGATcaattttcacatttcaaacaCTGATACTTAACTTATGGTCCTTAATTCCCACACATGATTATGGTAATCTAATAATTTAGGCACTGTGGGgttcaggtgcagtgtgtgctgGGTGGCAGCCAAGGttggaggccctggcggactgatcccgaTCTATTAAGGCTGGAGATAGGGATGTGGAACATCACCTCACTGGTGGGCAATGAGTCTTCTGTCAGAGAAGATAATGAATAACTTCTttctaatagaaaaaaaatatagtaGATATTTATATGAAAATTCTGTAACCAAAAATTTAGGGAAGAGATTCATTAGTATTTTGTTCAACATATAACAAAATCTACATTTTAGCTACATTCTAGTGACAGTGCACTATAATCAGTGTTGCCCTGTGTGgaatctgaaagtgctgtaaggTGGTGGTCTGATGTTTATATGAGCTTTTGATCAAGCAGTCCAAATATATGAAATTCTTTCCAGCCATTCTTTTATGCTTTCAGATGTAAAGCAGTGTGGTTCCCTAactaaaacacacacgcacacacacacatttaaccTTCTTCTGCTCTAACAAATTCTGAAACATTGAATGATTTctagcaaaaaacaaaagaaaaaagaagtccaCTAAGatatctttattctttatttaggctgaccagctgcagtttgtcacagatcagctgtgattattTGGCCCCAGCTCTGAAGTCCAGCCCCTCCCACCTGAAACATCTGGACCTGAGTCACAACTACAAGCTGCGGGATGCAGGAGTGATgcagctgtgtggttttctgaaGAGTCCATTCTGTAGACTGGAAACTCTGAGGTCAGACCCCATGTTTTAGTTTATATGTTGGGATGAATGTATAAGAAAATTCTGGTGACACTAAACAGCAGATGTAGGGCTGATATTATACTGAGGCTCTTTATGGTAAAGTCTGTTTCCTTCTGGTTTGGTCCATTGACTGTAGCAGCCTGATTGGTGTATACAAGCATCTAATAAAGCAACTAATAAAGTTGAAAATTAATCTTTTAACAAAGGATTAGTTGAACTTCAAAACAAAAGTcaaataaagaaagaagaggaggtggTGAAGGAAACACAGGTGTTTGGTTTTGACCATAAAGCTCATCTCACAAGGACAACCAGTCATCCCAGCTAGCCCACAGCTTCAACCAGAGGAGTGAAAtacaaagtgaaattaaagggTTAACGAGCTATGTCAAGCTTAAAGTCAGTTTCCTGTGTCCCAAAAGTTGCTCGCTTTTTACTTGGCTATGACCATACAGCCATGACCATACATAAAGACAAATCCTGATCTCTGATTGCTCTGACACTCATTAGTATATCAGAGAGATCACAGAGGTGGAAGCTCACAGCCCTGAGGGGATCCAGTGGAAGATGAGAGCCTACTGGACAGCTTCCATTAACCCGAACCCTCTGAGATGTGTTTGTTCCAGAGTCACTGAGCTAATATCCACATTAAAATGAGCTCAGAGCCTGTGTGCAGGAAGATGTGTCTGTTGTTCCAAGGAGGActggaaaatgtctgaaaatCTCCCCCCACTCAGTTCCTCACCAACACTTCCATCATTTCCCTCCCAAAGCATCAGGACCAgggctttttctctctgtgatcCCACTAAGagattcacacacaaacacctcatcaGTGTGAAGCTTAGAGCCTACCACCCCTTTCCTAAAATCAGAAGCTCTTCATTGAAATCAATGAGATCAAAGCTGGAATCAAATGAGTCTGACTCTGCTGCTGATTCAGGATCAGATTTATCAGGAAAAAATGCCCTTTTGTCCTTGTTCTGCATCCCCACCATGGACTTCATTCCTTTCCAAGCCAGCCTTGAGTGTCCTTTATTCAGCTCATCCTCTGCTTTCCTTTTAGACCTGATTTTAGCTGCTTTATCTCTCTTTGAACAAGTTTCTGTGCCTCAATCTTTGGATTCTCTCCCTCAGAACAAGACAGCTTCTTCTGACTGAGAACATGTTTCAGTGATTTACTGATCCAGGGCTCGTTATTGGGGAAAATAGTTCCTGTTTTCACAGGAATCCCCATTTTGGGGCCAAAGAAATGGAAGTAGAAATAGATGATCTGAGTCAGAACATGAGCCTTTAAACAGTCCCAGTGGGTGCAGTCAGAGCAGTCCCTCAGTTCCAGTATAGAGTCTTTGGTCCAGACTGGAACAACTGTGTGCTCAGTTTGACCTCTCTTCAGTACTGAGATCTGACAGAGCCAGAGGGgccatcacatcagatttagaAGCTCCCCTCATGGAGCCAGAACACATGTCCAATACTGAGTCTGTCTTGTTGGACCAACTGGAAGAAATGATTGAAGGACTTAGTCCTAGAACAGAGATTCAAATGTCCAAAATCAAAGTGGCTGCATCGGGCAGATAATCTGAACATCTTAAGAACATTGAAGGATTTCAAGCAGAAACTCTGTCAAATAAACTCTTCTTTACTCCATACAGATTGGAATACTGCTTTTTGTCAGCTCTTGGCTGTCATTATCTGCTCTCAGTTCTGAAGTCCAACACCTCTCATCTGCGAGAGCTGGACATGAGAggcaacaacctgcaggatccAGATGTGAAGCAGCTTTCTGATCTTGCACAAAATCCACACTGTTTCCTggaaactctgaggtcagtaGATGGTTGGAGgcagtttctgctgctttcagtgGTACAAAACACAGTTTATTTCTCCATTAATGAAGTGTGCACACGTCTCACTTTATTTCCACTGTAGACTTCAGTGAAATCTGCAGATAAAACAGTCCTGTGCTGAACATGACTGCTTTTTATACTGGATGTGCAGcatcactgactgacagctgatgaaG from Archocentrus centrarchus isolate MPI-CPG fArcCen1 chromosome 20, fArcCen1, whole genome shotgun sequence encodes the following:
- the LOC115799325 gene encoding NACHT, LRR and PYD domains-containing protein 14-like, which produces MDSGLQEVLDEHKISLRRRCERVTEGSDQTGSGTLFKIYTEFYITEGQSEEVHTQHEVRQLETASKMDALHDSPIRCHDIFKAFPDQQTPIRVVLTNGVAGVGKTFSVQKFSLDWAEGLENQHVSVVMLLSFRELNLIRDQQYSLLELLHVFHPTLQKVPAEKLAVWKLLFIFDGLDESRLSLDFPNRKHVSDVTQKSSVSELLTNLIEGKLLPSALVWITSRPATANQIPPRCVDRLTEVRGFTDAQKEEYFRRRFSDEELSSRIISHMKTSRSLHIMCRIPVFCWITATVLKHMLTTEQRGELPKTLTDMYSHFLLVQTKRKKNKYHEGHETSPQELMEADRDVLLKLGRLAFEHLEKGNIMFYQEDLEQCGLDVTEASVYSGVCTEIFKRECVIFQKPVYSFVHLSIQEFLAAVYLFHCYTSRKTKVLRDFLDIWHNIPSLTELLSETMRESLRSKTGHLDLFVCFLHGLSLESNQKLLGGLLGQTEKNPATIQRAINNLKKMNSNQISPDRSINIFHCLMEMNNHSVHQEIQEFLKSGNRFEELSEIHCSALAYMLQMSEEVLDELDLRKYWTSDQGRRRLIPAVRNCRKARLTDCGLSETHCEVVASALKSSPSHLTQLDMSGNNLQGSAVKLLCAGLQSPNCRLETLRLEKCSLSEISCDYLASALKSNPSHLKHLELSLNRLQDSGIERLCAFLESPHRRLETLRLQWCSLSHISCYFLASALKSNSPSLVKHLDLRGNNLQDSGVKQLCGFLENPHCRLETLRLTSCSLSQISCDYLAPALKSSPSHLKHLDLSHNYKLRDAGVMQLCGFLKSPFCRLETLRLEYCFLSALGCHYLLSVLKSNTSHLRELDMRGNNLQDPDVKQLSDLAQNPHCFLETLRW